A segment of the Cricetulus griseus strain 17A/GY chromosome 6, alternate assembly CriGri-PICRH-1.0, whole genome shotgun sequence genome:
aaataaaattcagagtttctgtattatatcaagaagccatatgatgtaagacagaagaagacaaaaatctagggactgtcatttgtctacaCTTGGTTATTTCTCTGAAAGTCTAAtttccctcataattattatgTTTCCTATTGGTGCTCTTCCCGGTATGCATCCTTATAAAAGTTGATATTTCTGTGCTGACATTAATGTTTAAGTGCCCCCCACAGCAAATAAAAAATTTCCTAACTGCAATCTTTAAATtctccggaaagaaaatggggcccCACTTCATCAATTCCACTGGATTTCCAACTTGGTGCATTTGAACTCACAATCACCACTTTAAAATCGGTTTGGGACTACATTGCTCTAGACAACTCTAGAGCagctagctgagatggtgcaTGTTCTaattacactctggccagagcttcagataagaacttcaatcaagGCTTCTGGTGTTGTCTGTGTGCTCCTTCATTGCGGACCCGGTACCTATTTTGTGAAGCGGCAGCTGAGGAGACTCCAGCTCTTGCCATGGCCGAGGAGAAACCCAAGGAAGGAGTCAAGACTGAGAACAACGATCATATTAATTTGAAGGTGGCGGGGCAGGATGGTTCTGTGGTGCAGTTTAAGATTAAGAGGCATACACCACTTAGTAAACTAATGAAAGCCTATTGTGAACGACAGGGATTGTCAATGAGGCAGGTCAGATTCCGGTTTGATGGACAGCCCATCAATGAAACAGACACATCTGCACAGGTGGAAATGGAGGATGAAGATACGATTGATGTGTTCCAGCAGCAGACAGGTGGTGTCTACTAAAAAGGGAACCTGCTACTTTACTCCAGAATTTTGTTATAGACCAAGAACACATTCGCAATTAGAAAGCCACAATTTGGTTCCACCGAATCCTGACAGTAtggttttctctgttctttcatctccctgtccccatTTTTTTATTGTACATAAAGTAACTGGTGTATGTGCACAAGCAAGTtgtgcttttttttatttaactttttttatttgaattagaaacaggattgttttacatgacaattccagttcccttctccctcccgtcctcccctaccaccccccccaactaaaaccctacctatcacatatccgttctgctccccctgcatggtgaggccttccatagggtgtcatcagagtctatcttccTCAGCACTCTAGATCCTGCTATTTTAACCCATAAAATTCCTTTCAACTACAGCCTTGGCCCTCACCACAACATCTGTGAGCAGCTTTCAGTTTTTACCTTCAACCCTATTCCCTTAATACCTATAGACAGCTACTGCCTGCCTCAATAGGACAGCTATACTACTTCTGGGTATCTGGCCTAAGGCCTCCTGGCcttatttgggatagggcctaaagctgaatggccaatgttttgttttgattgacaTCAGATGGAGATGGTCTGGGGGGAAGTACTGGTTCTGTGAAAATATCCCCCTTTCTCCATTAGTGGCATGCTCATTCAGCTCTTATCTTTATTTTCCAGTAAGTTATTTTGCTCTCAATATTTTAACAAAAGAACCCAACAATAAAATCCTTGCATACCTTGTTTGATTGGAGAATTTTaatgtttatcatttatcattgtaaaaccaaggacaattttataacttttttgtACGTAGCTGTTACGTGTAGAGCAATCTGTATTTAAGTAAGGGTAAATTACTCTTGAAGAAAATGATCCTAGATAGTTTTCCCTTCAAGTCAAGTGTCTTGTTGTTTAAATAAacttcttgtttaaaaaaaaaaagaacttcaatcaagaacttcaatcaagcatctcctgcCAAACTCAGACTGGGTACAAATGTAGGTAATCCACTTAAGACCTTCACTACTCTAAAATTTACTTCCTACAgaatcatcgtcccatttcagcaggaagttaCACTAAGAACACTATGCCCCGTTTCCCTACTGTTGATACTAAATGATAATGTATACCTGTTTAGggttagttttctattgtttagGAATGGGTTTGGAAGGAAGTGTTCAGACTTgaacatctctttcagatgaacTTAGAGTTTAGATGGGATAGATATGGTTAGGATGAGATACAGATAGActattatatcttcttgtgattcaCCTTAGTGATTActagctatagacaacttacactGTTATAGATCCTGGTATAATGTTAACTTACATGTATAATTTGTATATCACAATTCGTCTTACTATGTAAAGTTTCTACTTACGATGTTTGGTACAAAATTATCCTTCATCTTCTATGTATATATGCTCTTACATATGTTAAGACATTTTTacacaatttagttttgtttcaagtctaaatctttttttttagactaaagggggaattgtaTGGAGTAATCTCACGTACCTGTAGTGCTGACCATACCTGTCTGGGCATGGTCATAGGTAGGCAGAAGGGATGGGATAAAAGATCTGGGAAGGAGGCTCTCACCCTCTTTTGGGGTTCAGGTCAGGTCTCAGAGTATGTCTGAGACTGGACTTCTCAGAGTGCCAATCTGGTTGCCTCTTGTATGAGTATTTCTTCTTAATAAATATACCATTAATAACCATATCCCATGTTTGATTCTGTTCTCTTTCAGGTGTACAAGTGTCTCTCTGATATGCTGGCCAGGAGGCCTTAGGGAAGATACCCAGGAGTAGTATAGCTGTCCTACTGAGGCAGGCAGTAGCTGTCTATAGGTATTAAGGGAATAGGGTTGAAGGTAAAAACTGAAAGCTGCTCACAGATGTTGTGGTGAGGGCCAAGGCTGTAGTTAAAAGGAATATTATGGGTTAAAACAGCAGGATCTAGAGTgctgaggaagaggcaggtaagAGGGCTTATAGCTGGGTGTGAGATGACCAAGTTAGACAGACAAGGGCAGAGACTAGTCTCAGGGCCAGTCGAAACTGTCCAGCTGGCCACTTGAAGCACTTTAGAAACATATGTAAGGCATCATTGTCCTTTCATATACCTTCCTTCTAATTCAGCTAACCGTAACTAGTTAAATGATAAGACAGCTTCCAACAAGCCTGCACACACTTCCAAAGAGACCCcagtgatgggaaatgtactgtgtatgtttatcttattgattgttaaataaaatactgtttggacaatgagacagaaagttagacaggactaggagtcaaagaggattctgggaaatgtagtagagaagtggtgacccaggccggaagtgacatagcaaggagactcatatttgagtgaagagaaacaggaagtgtccctctttttcccgttcctgctccagcggcaggatgtgatccactggtaaggagggacaccaataaggcgtccgataagtcttataacatatatagatttatgataattaagactgagctaacagatgaggaatcctagtcactggccaagcagctttgaacctaatacaagtttctgtgtattcatttgggcctaacttgggcaggcagctggcataaagcacacatgtggcagtggggctcggaggcttttggcagaaagatttatcgtaacaccccaGACTACACTGTAGACAGGGAGATAAATATGAGGTAACTCCAAAATATTATTAGCCTATACCTacattttgaagtattttctttcttttcctaataGTTCTAGAGTTTCCCATCATACATTAAGGCCTTCAATTATTTTGAGTTGCTTTGTGTGAATTGAGAGATAAGGatctggtttcatttttctttttttattatttttttattttattagttcaaattaggaacaagcttgcttcagatgtcaatccctaatccctctccctcccctccccccaacatcccacctgcccctagccatcccccctccacttcccaggcacggtaaggccctcaaaagaggCTGCCCAAAGTcaaccacatcatcctgggccaggcctaggcccttccccatgtgtccaggtcaagagcgcatcccttcatatgggatgggctctcaaaatcccttcttttttttaagaccttacatatttaatacagtgcattacccctgtacaaatggaaaaaaaattaagttcaacatttctagaacaatatggctgttaatttttgtacaatacTAACTGAAcgcagtaaactgggatacttttttccaaagttgacagcacagctaaagtttccaaaaattcaaattatatatatatatatatatatatatattatatttatataaaaagaccaataatggcagtatgttatgcatcaatagcagcaacagcttttccaggttctgaagtcatttaaacaaaattgtagagatatccagcactctccattaaaaaaaaaaagtaaaaaacaaaatcccagaaaaatagcacagttctgttacccttgtggtacctggtaccatatttttttaattagcttctcaatcatcatctggaaggaaaccattctgagcaacatcattaaaaacagctctggtaaaacacggtcactactatgtatcataaagcaggtccacatatgagtaagtacatatcatgtttgtctttttgtaattgagttacctcgatcagaatggtttcttcaagttccatccattttctttcctgcaaatttcaagattccattgtttttttctgctgagtagtactccattgtgtaaatgtaccacattttctctatccattcttaggtagaggggcatccaggctgcttccagtttctggctattacaaataatattgctatgaacatggttgaacagatgtacttgttatatgaatgtgctttttttggtatatgcctaggagtggaattgctggatcttgtggtagactcattcccattttcttgaggagtcaccatactgatgtccaaagtagctgtacaagttgtcactcccaccagcagtggaggagtgttcctctttctctgcatgctctccagcataaactgtcattggtatttttgattttagccattctgacaggagtaagatggtatctcagagttgttttgatttg
Coding sequences within it:
- the LOC100759487 gene encoding small ubiquitin-related modifier 2, which translates into the protein MAEEKPKEGVKTENNDHINLKVAGQDGSVVQFKIKRHTPLSKLMKAYCERQGLSMRQVRFRFDGQPINETDTSAQVEMEDEDTIDVFQQQTGGVY